The nucleotide window ACGCCACCTTTACCGGTGAAGAAAATAAACGGTGTAATCTCTTTCAAAAATGGAATGTTCATTAGTTATTCTCCTCTACAGTTAAGGCATACGTGGAATGCTGCAGCAGCGTGGCTGCGTACTGTCTTCACTCCAGTCTTGTGTTAACTGGATACCTGCCCAACGGGCAATATCTTCTCGAGTAGGCAGTTTGCCTGCCATAACCAGCTTGCCATCTAGCAAGGTGACAGGCAGGGATTCCATCCCTGATGTGTTCAGGAACTCCTTAATGACAGGGTTTTTCAGGAATTGCTGTGGGTTCTTCGCCAGGCTATAGCGCTGAATATCGACGCCATTCTTTTTCGCCCACTCAGCGCTCGCGTTCCATTTGACTGCTTCGTCGCTGACTACAACGCTGCTGGTTGCACAGCAACTCGCTGATTCATAAATTTCAATCTTTGGCATGTTGTTTACCTCAATGTTAAGTCGTATTGCTTTACATTGAGGTAAACGAATGAGGCGGGAAAAAGATGCGCGGTTAATTCATTTTTTTGTGGCAGCAGACTAATGAAGTGTCATCCGCCTCGATACGACAGAGTTCTGTCATCAACTCTTTAAGATGCTTTCTGGCCCGCAGCAAACGGGATTTAAACGCCGTAAGCGAGATACCTAACTCTTCTGCCAGCACCTGTT belongs to Hafnia alvei and includes:
- a CDS encoding arsenic metallochaperone ArsD family protein, encoding MPKIEIYESASCCATSSVVVSDEAVKWNASAEWAKKNGVDIQRYSLAKNPQQFLKNPVIKEFLNTSGMESLPVTLLDGKLVMAGKLPTREDIARWAGIQLTQDWSEDSTQPRCCSIPRMP